CCGGCACAACGTCGACCCGAACGGGTTGTCCGTCACGGTGTCCATGCTGCCGCAGAACGGGCACGCCGTCGGCGGTTCGTCCGGCGCGGCCAGGGTGAGAGCGAGCGTCGGGTCGGCCGTGAAGCGCGTCGCCGGCGGCGGAGGCGCCAGGCCGATCGCGCGCATCGCCTCGCGGGCGGCCGGCGCGATCCGGTCGCTGCTCCACGGCGGGTCGAGAACGACGCGCACGTCCACCCGCGCCGCGCCGATCGACAGGACCGCCGCCGCGATCTCGGAACGCATCATGTCCAGCGCCGGACAGCCCGTGAACGTCGGCGTCATGTCGATGCGGACCGCGCTGCCGCCGCCCGCCGCTCCTTCGACCGCGTCGACCGCGTCGATCGCGTCGATCACGACCGCCTGGATGATCCCGAGGTCCACCACCGAAACCATGGGGATCTCGGGATCGTTCACCGTGCGCAGGACGTCCCAGACGGCCTCGGGCGTCAACTCTCTCGCAGGCTCCCTCGCAGGCTCCCTCGAAGGCGCACCCGCGGTCGCACCCGGCGCCGTCACCACGTCGCCTCGGGGTCGGAGCGATAGAGCGACTGCATCGCGTCCAGCATCGCATCCAGATCGTCCGTGTGCTCGCCTCGCCGCCCGCCGACGTCCGGCGCCACCGTCGCGCGCAGGACATCGCCCGCGCCCGCACCGGCCCCGGCGCCGTCACCGTCGCCGCCGAGCGCCGCCACCGATGCGATCGGGGCCGATAGCCCGGACTGCGCGAGGAGCTCGCGCACCGCGCCGAGCCAGACGGCCGCCAGCGCCGCCGACGGCGTCACCACGCCGAGCGCCGTCAGCGCCGCCTCGCCCGCCGTCGGCTCGAACAGCCCGAGCGCGGCCGGGAACAGGGCATCGAGCGCCGACTGCAGCCGGTCGTGGCTGTCCGCGCCCGCGGTGCCCAGGCGCCTCACGTAGGCCTGGTTGTGCAGGAGGTGGTACTTCTTCTCCTGGCGCAGCTTGCCGGCGGCCACCGCCAGGGGCGGCCACGCGCTGTGCCGCAGCGAGTCGTACTGGATGGCCTTGGCGATGTCGAACAGCGTTCGGCGGATCAGGCTCGTGGCGTAGTCGCCCCGCGGCAGCTCGACCAGGCGCGCGTTGCGCCACCCGGCCGCGTCACGCCGGAACGCCTGCTCGTCGGGCGACGCCGCGCCCAGGTGCTCGGCGCGCAGCGTGTACCACACCAGCGCGTGGCCGATCTCGTCCTGCGCCATGCTGCTGAACGCGATATCCTCTTCCAGGATCGGCCCGAGCCCCGTCCACTCGCTGTCGCGGTGGCCCTGGAGCAGGGCGTCGTCCGCGAGCGCCAGGACGTAGGCGTCCAGTGCGGCGCAGGCGTCGGCGGGGGCGGATGCGAGGTCGAAGGGCGTCGTGGTCGTCACGGCTTGCCCCCTTCCGCCGCCTCGTCACCCACGCGCTCCCGCCCCGCTTGCGCCTTCTTGCGCAGCCCCTGGAACCCCGCCGGATCGCGGTACATCTTGTCCGTCGTGTGCTCGAACATGTCCGCATCCTCGTAGGCGGATGCCGCGATGGCGTCCTCCGGAACGACCCAGATGTTCACGCACGGCCCGCGGCGCGCGTAGTTCTCCTTGGCCAGCATGATC
Above is a window of Candidatus Avedoeria danica DNA encoding:
- the paaJ gene encoding phenylacetate-CoA oxygenase subunit PaaJ: MTPEAVWDVLRTVNDPEIPMVSVVDLGIIQAVVIDAIDAVDAVEGAAGGGSAVRIDMTPTFTGCPALDMMRSEIAAAVLSIGAARVDVRVVLDPPWSSDRIAPAAREAMRAIGLAPPPPATRFTADPTLALTLAAPDEPPTACPFCGSMDTVTDNPFGSTLCRSVHYCNGCRQPFEAFKAL
- the paaC gene encoding phenylacetate-CoA oxygenase subunit PaaC, yielding MTTTTPFDLASAPADACAALDAYVLALADDALLQGHRDSEWTGLGPILEEDIAFSSMAQDEIGHALVWYTLRAEHLGAASPDEQAFRRDAAGWRNARLVELPRGDYATSLIRRTLFDIAKAIQYDSLRHSAWPPLAVAAGKLRQEKKYHLLHNQAYVRRLGTAGADSHDRLQSALDALFPAALGLFEPTAGEAALTALGVVTPSAALAAVWLGAVRELLAQSGLSAPIASVAALGGDGDGAGAGAGAGDVLRATVAPDVGGRRGEHTDDLDAMLDAMQSLYRSDPEATW
- the paaB gene encoding 1,2-phenylacetyl-CoA epoxidase subunit B is translated as MPFYTRDWHFDPYHQRLTVARRGAPDAVHFDTEWGNWEVFIQEKRGEHHTHAGTLHAPDAEMAIMLAKENYARRGPCVNIWVVPEDAIAASAYEDADMFEHTTDKMYRDPAGFQGLRKKAQAGRERVGDEAAEGGKP